The region CTGAGATTAGCCAGTCtgagaaacagacagaaaaatggaCAGAGCCCGAGACACCTGTGGGACAGAATGAAATGTACCAGTATATGCAGAGTGGTACtcccaggagggggagggggggagagaaaggtgaaggaaggaTACTGAAAAATCCCTAATGGCTGAAATTTTTCCAAACTTGATGGAAAACATTAATCTAGAAACCCGTGAAGCTTAATGAACTTCAAGCAGGATAAATCAAgacccagacacatcataatcaaaagaCAGATGAGTCAAAAGAGGAAGACAGACCCTCGTGCAAGCAAGAAGTGACTCATCACATACAAAGAATCTTAGTACGGAAAACagctcattttttccccaaaatcaCGGAGGCTAGAAGGCAGTagatcgatctctctctctctctctctctctctcacatacacacacaccacatatgtgtgtgtgttttatatgtatatgtatatatacaccaaaaaatatatatatgcactcatgtaatcctcacaaagTTTTCTATGAGGTCCATACTATTATCATCATCCCATCTTACAGATacagaaaatgaggcacagagagtttgAGTGATTTGACCAAATTCACACAGTTACCATGGCAGAGTATCCAGAATTCGTACCCCTAAAGTTCACCCTTTTCTTGGCCACTTTGTACTACTCTACAACAACCCAGTGATGAGACTTCTGTCGCACGGGTGATTCTCCTTCTacatgtggggaaactgaggctcagtgtggCTTTCCCAAGGCTAACCTGGTAACAAGCAGAGGCTCAACGGCCAAGTCTCAAACCCGGAGCCTCTTtgccctccagccccctcccttaCCTTTCACTCAACATACAAACATAGCTCCCAAAGGCTGCTGACCTGAGAAAACACAGGAGGCCAGCCTCTGCCGTGACATGCACCAGGAGCTGGTGCCCCAAGGAGACTTCCCAGTGTCCCACGCAGCTGCACAATGCTGGGGGCTCTGAAGACACAACCTGTCTCATTTGATTTCCCACTGACCTGAAGAATTTTCAGAGGATTGTCATGCACAAGATCAACACCTGAGGGCAACACTAGTGCCTCCGGAAAGTGAGTGGGACTTCCGCAGCTGTCAGCAGAGGCTGTCTGGCCGCAAGCCCACGGGCCGGGTGGAACGCTGCCTCTTCCAGGCTCTGCCTCTTCAGGGCACAGCGGCAGCCTGCCCCGAGGCCCCGTTTCCCTGGTGGCCCATCTCGTCTTCCAGTACTCGGTGCGGGGACTGGGGCCATACACAAACACATGGTGCTACTGACCCCAGGAATGTCAGGGGCCCCCTTGCCCATCCACACAATCCCATGCTGGAGACCCAGGCCGTAACTAGACTCCTCTCCCACAGGACAGCAGTGCTCTGAAGCTCTGGGGTAGGCTCTTGGGGGTTTCTCCAACCCATTTCATAAAACTCTTCGGTCAGCGGGTGGAGGGAGCCGGAGGACAGAGAAACTACTGTTGGATCTCGAAGAACTTTTACAAATAGAGGGAAGACAACCGGGCACTGATGCAAGTAAGAAATGggtgaaatgtttctctttttttttctaaaaattctacttatttatttttagagagaggggaaaggaaggagagagagacagaaacatcaatgtacaagagacacatcaattggttgcctctcgcatgcccccaaccagggacctggcccttaagccaggcatgtgccctgactagaatcaacccagcaaccttttggtctgcaggcaggtgctcaatccactaagccacaccagccagggctagaagtggGAGAAATGTTTCTTCCAACCCCTAAAGTACTAGTTCTCTTGGTTTTGTGCAAAtcaacaaagtatttttttatatattaacatcTGCAGCAACCAGCACCGGATACACCAACACATGCTCAGGGATCACCCAAAAACACCCCTAGCTGCACTAGTTGTTCCAGCTGTCGAAGACAGGTCTGTATTCACTCAAGGATGGCTTGCAGTTAAATGTACCttctgttctagttctttgaaattgGCCCAGTTACATGTGCTTCTGTGTAGTCACTCCCTCGACCACGGCATTTGGTTAGCCAGAACACTCCAACCCCAGCCAAGCCCAACAGCTGAGTTcaccatattttaaaagaaatgaccCACTGAAAGGTTTAGACCACTGAGTCTTCTGGCTGTTTGTGGCAGGTATttctgaaatacagaaaaatagaaatacaaattctaaaAATCACTGTGAGCCATTTGCAGAGACCGAGGGGGCTGGAGGAGCCTCAGGGCCCCTAACCAAGGCCCCAGGTCATCCCCCTGGCATTGGTTTCTCTGCCAACTTAGTCTAAGCACTGTTTCTTCTGCCCAGTGAAGGACCAGAGCCCATCGCCGAAAAGCGGGACACCCTGAGCTCTGTGGAAGTGTCAcggaggccaggcagggcccgGGGAGGATACCAGAGTGCCAGAGGCAAGAAGGCTCAGGATCTGCACAGAATTgtcactgccccctcctccaaaTCCTCTACCTGTGACCATGTGGCCCACACAAGGCTCAATTCAGATGTCCTTCCTTTTCAAGTGCCCTCGATACTCTCTTCACCCAGACAGCACCCAAAAGGGCCGGGACAGGTCTGCCCATCCCAAGAGGACCCTGGGCAATTCTTGAGTAACAGTGGCAGATGCCCAGCTTGACTGGTCCTAAATGAGCATCTTGTTGGTGCCAGGTGCGTCCAGGCGAACTCTGGGTCTGACAAGCTCCCACCTATGCTGGACCCATCAGGGACCACGAAGCAGCCTGTGGTCTCCAATGGGCAACCATGGGGCCCTGAGTGGGTGGCGTGTCCCTCCCAGGTTCAGGGCAAAAGGCACTGGCCTTTCTCATGTGTGAAGTCCAAGAGAGGAGACGGGGTTGGCCTTTCTGTCTTCGAGCCCTAAGTTCAGCCACATGAGACAGAAGCTGAGACTTCTACATGTCCTCAGCGGAAACCCTGCCCACTGGACTGGGTgcccctgtcccccgcccccgtGTGTGAGAGCACtgaacaggggaggggagggacaggggtgcTGTGCCTGGGCCCCTGAGGGGAaaacccacccccccacccaggatCCACAAGCTTGCTTCCCAGGCATGCAGCCTCCCCCTGTGATCTCAGAAAGTTTTTGTGGCACCACCCATGGGCAGCAGCGTTCATGCAGAATGGAGCCTGGAGCTTATCTGGCAGGGCTGACGACACAAAGCAACTGTGCAGGTGCAGCCGCAGCCACCAGGAGCCGCCGTGCAGCTGGGCCGCGGCCAGGCGCCCATGGGCCTCCATCGGGCCCTCCGCTCCGGGGGCCTCCATCTCGAGGCCTGAAAGCAGTCAGGGAGGCAGCTGAGCACGAAACACACTGGAATCCAGTCAATTCTTCTCAGAGTTTTCAGTGACAAACAAAACTGGCCCTTaaagaatgaaacagaaaaatgctCCTTTGTCCAGAGGGAGGTACGTGGTGACATACGACATAGCACAAGCCACTTTGATGCAGTGATTCAACAGAAGCTACAGTGGATAATCTAACAAACAGAAGAGCGTTATGCTTTAAAATAGCACCGGAagctgtgagagagaaaagagcagCTTCGATTCTGACGTCACCACTGGTAGGCACACACCCCAGGTAACTCGGTTCAGAAGGAAAGTGATTTAAATATAGAAGCTCAAAGAGAAGGTGGTTTACCGCTTGGAACATTTACTGCGGCTAAGCCAGGCTTGATCTCCAGGGGTCACTTCCTCCCCCACAGCGGGAGGGGCAGGAACCCTGacgtgggggaggaggggagagagggaggcccaGGCTTCAGGGGGCAAGAGATGATTTAGGCCAGACAGAAGGAAGCCTGCATCCAGTGAAGGCAGGGCTCCAGGTGCGTCTCCGAAAAAAAGGAGGCATCAATCGCCTCAAGAAAGTGTAAATACAACctgaaggtaaagaaataaatgcacaaGCCAGATGCCATCTAAACAGGGATGTTTTCCTTTGAAGATCATGGATCCACATGGGCTTCACACAAATAAAAAGCAACCtaatttagttttccttttttttatttttaaagattttatttatctatttttcagagagaagggaagggagggaagaagaaagagggagagaaacatcgatatttgtgagagatacatcaatcggttgcctctcgcacacatcCAACCAGgaacccggcccgcaacccaggcatgcaccctgactgggaatcgaaccggcgaccccctggtccacaggccggcacttaagccactgagccacaccatctggGGCTAATTTAGTTTTCttaaagaaacagaataatagaACCCACCCATCTACTTCCTAAATTAGGAGTAAAGAATATTGAATTGTATTCAATATGCAATAAGACTACCCTTTGAGTTTGTAGTATATCTACTtataagagaaacaaaaaggaaaaagaagaagagaaatcaTGACTGaagttacatttaaaatacacatgaatTTCTTTGTTCTGAGACTTTCCTCTATCCCCTACCACATCCAGACTGTATGTCCCGCTGTCCACATACCTTCTGTGGGTTTCCTGATGCTCACCAGATGGGCCGTCCTGGCTGGGCTGCCTCCACAGCCCCAGGCACCGAGCGTCCGATGAAAAGATGTGCTGGTCACATTTGGCCCGTGAATGGATTCTACTGAGCCTTCGCCCAGTCCATCCAGGTGGTCCCCTCAGAAAAGCACTTTGTGGGGCATTTTaggggcctggagcagggctCGCCAAccatcagaatctctgggaaaGCTTTTGGAAAACACTGCTTGCTTCCCCAGCCACACCCAGGGAATCCGGTCGGCCTGACCGCCAACACACGGCTCTGGGTCGTGGTGTGCCCCAGGGTTTCTTTCAGCACTGCTGACActtggggctgtcctgtgcacagTAGGATGTTTAACAGCATCTTGGCTTTTACCCAGTAGGTGCCATTGGCAACCCTGCCCACTCGTGACaccaaaaaatgtctccagacattgcccaATGACCCCTGGGGGGCAGAACCAGAcccaggttgagaaccactgttcagCCCTTTGTTGACCATGCACCCCGTACCTCCTGACAAGCGACTTGAGCCCTGGGCCTCGATTATCCCATCTGCCTAATGGGCTCAGTCCCCACAGCActgcctgtccctctgcctcAGTCAGCTTTGGCTCCCTGAAGCTCTGCCAGCCTCTTATGCAACCCCCCTAACCGAGTGAAATTTTGGTCTAATGGTCAGAGAAAGAGGCTTGTCTCAGCCCAGAGTGAGGGTCTGGGGACAAGATGACCGGCCATGCAGCAGGTCCCTTCATGCCGCCCCAGTGGGGCCACGTCCAGTCTTTCCTGACCAAGCCTCTGCCTCGGCTGCAGGCTCCTTTCTCTCGACTCATAGGCTGTCTCCCTCCTTTGCAGAGAAAAACTGTTCCTACTTCAGGCACTTTAACCCAGGAGAGAGCTCAGAGATCTTCGAATTCACCACTCAGAAAGGTAAGGCTGCGGCGgaaagcagggagggcagggaggactgGCTGCCGTCACACGCTGCTGAGCCAGAAAATCATTTGGCACAGAAGCCCTGACTTCCCCGAGCTTGATGAAAACGGCCCTGTCACCCTCTGCGCTCCGGAGACAGAGGTGCTCCGTCTCCCCGCATCCCCAGCCTCCATCCATCAGGGCTGGTGAGAGGCTGGAAAAGAGCCGGCCCCTGGCCGGCCCCTGAATTGCAGAAGGAATGCGTTTTCCAGCAGAGCCCAAGGGGAGCTGTTGTGATGGGAGCTAGGGAAACGGAACAAGTGCTCATGCCCCTGCGATGGTTTTCGGGGCTGGTGGCTTGGAGTCCGTGGGGAACTGTCCGATTCCCTCCCTCGAAATCAAGAATAGGAGAGTGGGGGGTCGTGGGGAGACATGGGCCCTGGGGCCTTCAGGGAACCATGGAGCTCCTGCACCCCACTGTCGTGAGTACTGGTCCACACCTACACGTGTGCGGATGGCTGCACACAGTGTGGGATGCACACACACTCTGATAGATCCTTATATGCTGGTGCATCACTAACACACACACTAGCAATCCTACACCTGTGgcacatgtgcacgcacacacacaatcacagcCGCCCACTCTGCAACGAGCCACACTTCAGAGGCTGCTTGTCAGCCCCATTCTGACCGACTGCCTGCCCCTTCTGCCCTGTCACTCAGAGGAAGTTTTCTGCTCCAGAAAGGCCTCCAGTCACACGCCTCCTGCCCCTTTCTGAGGCCTCTGCCCCCAGAGTGAGGAGGGGGGTGGACTTGCAGTTTACTGCAACCCAGGATTGGAATTAGGTCATTACCCGTCAGCGACTTTGAGTGCATGATTTCCTCTCTCGGGCCCTCAGTCTTTCCACAAACACAGTGGGAACCACAGTATGTGGTATCGTCACCCACCGGTTGGCGGCACAGCCGGCTGAGGCCCGAGGCCCCAGGACAGGGCCGCTGAGGTGCCCTCTGGGCCCTGTGTGTGTTGCAGAGTACAGCATCTCGGCCGCTGCCATCGCCATCTTCAGCCTCGGCTTCGCCATCATAGGAACCGTCTGCGTGCTCCTGTCCTTCGGGAAGAAGCGGGATTACCTGCTGAGGCCGGCATCCATGTTCTACGCCTTCTCAGGTAGCACGGGGGCTCCCGCCCGTGCGCCCGGGCTGGGGGGCCGATGTCCCGGGGTGAGGGATGCTGCCGCCCGTCCTCACCCTGACCCTGTGATGTGAGTCTAGAGGGACGCCCAGGCTCCACGCAGCAGCAGGCCTGGCCCGTGTGCCATCTTCTCTCGGTGGGTCTAGGAGGGCAAGTGTTGgcaatttgtccatttctcaCAAAGACTTAATCAGCAAGCCACTGAGAGCAATGCCAGTTACTAACACACTTTAAATGAATCCAGCGAAAATACTAACAAAAGATGGGGAGACACGCAGGTAATGTAACCTGAGGTTGGGCGAACTGTGCAGTGAGCAGGCAGCGGGGGCGCTTTTGCAGGTGTCCACTTAGATCCTCAGTCTCCAGCTTCCTCCCGCCCGGGACTGGGTCTCCACCGTGCCCGGGAGCAGACGCCAGTGGGGGCGGGACCCTGAGCGTGCGGGTCTTCCCCGCAGGCCTCTGCATCTTCGTCTCGGTGGAGGTCTTGCGGCAGTCGGTGAAGCGCATGATCGACAGCGAGGACACCGTCTGGATCGAGTACTATTACGCCTGGTCCTTCGCCTGCGCATGCGCTGCCTTCGTGCTCCTCTTCCTGGGCGGCCTCGCCCTgctcctcttctccctgcctcgGATGCCCCGCAACCCCTGGGAGTCCTGCATGGATGCCGACCCCGACCACTagccctcctggggccccagcgACTCTCAGGGCTTTCCCCTCAGCGGGCAGCACCCAGCCCAGAACATCCTAGAAAGGAGGCAGGAGCTTTCCATCTTCCCGgttcccccacctgccccacaaCAGCTGCCACTGTTTCCCTTCTCTGAGCACTTCTGTGGGCTGTGACAGGCTCCTCTGTGAATCCAGCAAGTGGCCGTGACCCAGACCTGCCCACGGTGGGGGGGAGGCAGGTCCGGCAGGTGCACAGGTGTTTGCAAAGGCCTGACCTTCCACCGCAGCTCCAAGGTGTCCCCACGGTGCCAGCTGTCTTTGATAAGCTGGCTCCCGTTGTCCTCTCAGCCTCACAGGGACACCCTGTGTGCACTGCCAGCTCCGGGTGCTCCCCTGTGTCTGCAGCCAGCCCCTCTGTCCTTGGTGACAAGATGCCCCCTTTTCAGTGAGCTGAACATTCTGTCCTTGGCTTCCAGGAGGCCTGAGAAGCATTTTTAACTGGGTATTTTCTGACCATGGTTTGAAATAAAAGCTCTTTGAAAACTTGCTTTTTCCTTGTGTGGTGCCATAGCAATCGCCAGGATTCCTGACTACAGCTCAGGGGCCACCCCGACactgagggagaaaggaaagcgTGTCCCTGGGAATGCTGAGGACTCGTGTGGGGGGGCCAGGCGGGACGAGAGGTCCTGTTTACCAACGGGATTCCAGCTTGTCTCTCTGGGGCCCGGGATTTTCTCTGGAGAAGCCAGAGACCATCTGACTAGGCAGGGGTGTTAAAAATAGGAGGGGTTATTTCCAGAGCGCCGGCATGCTAGGCATCCAAGTGCTGACACAGCAGCATGGCCACGAGTGTCCGATTTCTGATGCTGGATTTTTGTTGCAAAGCACCTCAGGAAGCAGGGCTTAGCAGTCAAACATGTAGCCACACGGGGTGCCAGCATTTCTACCCTCCTTCCTCCCAAAGCCCTGCCGTACTCACCCAGCCCGAGGGACGGCAAGTCGGACGCAGCTGGCGGTGAGGATCCGTGTGCTCCTGGCCTGGAACGTGCACCGGAGGCTCTGTGTGAGGCTCGTTCTCCCAGCATGGGGGCCGCAGGCCACGGGCTGGGGGCCACGCCTGGTCCCCTGTCTGTTGCACGGCTCACAGGCGaaggattcttttttcctttttttttttacaattttaaatggttttaaaaaaagttaaaaggagaTTGGCATTTCACAATGGGTAAGAAGAAAGATGGTTGACCTCATTCCACAAACTCCATTTTGGAGGTCAGTATtattggtttattattattattattattacttttagaATAATTAGATTGGtgtgcattttatatttctacatgggtgattgtattttttatttttaaggttttgtttatttatttatatttagagagaggggaagggagggagaaagagagagacagacagaaacatcgatctgttgcctcttgtgcatgccctgaccagcaaaccgaaccacaacccaggcctgtgtcctaactgggaatcgaaccggtgaacCTTGTTTTTCAGGATGACACTCacctcactgagccacaccagtcagggcaggtgcccatGTTTTTAGCACCGAAAAACACTTCTGACTGGCTACCCACTGGACAGAACACATATGGCTTTATCGAGTTTTGATTCTTTCAAGAGACAAAGGTGTGCCAGGAACTGCCGTGCAGACAGAGGGACTGGAGGGCGGCTGCTCCTGCCACTGCTGCAGAGAAAAAGGCAAAGCGAGGATGCAAAATAGAGCCCGACGctggagacaaacaaacaagcaaacccaCCAAAGCAGTAGAACACCCTTGTCTTCCCAGCCTACCACCTTGGTGCTtgctgggaggggcagctgggcagtCCACTCCAGCGGGGTCTGGCTCAGGAGTCAAGGCGCCCGTGGGCCCTGACTGCAGCTGTCAGCCAGGCCACGCCCAGagggccggggggcagggggcgaaGTAAAGCAGCTGGACGTTTTGCCCTAACGTGTGTACTTAGCGTCAGAAATCCACAGCCGCTAATCCCTCGCTGAGTGTGCATGAATTCAACAATCGTCAAACCCTGAGGTTCCATAACACTTTCACTTTTCCAGCCTTTTAAAATCCATAAAATTTTAGGAGGCGAGGAAGGCAGCAGAGCCAAGACTAGCAACTCAGCTGTCCAGATGAATAGCATTTGCGTGGGATATGCTAAAACCCTGGGGTAAAATCCACATGGCAGGAAGTTGGCCACCTTCGCCACTTCTAGGTGCACAGCTCGTCGGTGCCGGGCACGTTCACGTTGTTGTGGGGCCGACCTCCGGAGCCCTTCGATCTTCCAGAAATGCAGTACCCGTTAAACAGCTCCCCAGCGTCTCCACCCACCCTGCGCCTGGTGACCACCaccctactttctgtctctgtgaatgtgACAACCCCAGGTGCCTCCTGTGAGTGGAATCGTAAGAGTATTTGTTCCtttgtgtttggcttatttcacttagtacggTGTCCTCAAATTTCATCCGGGTTTTATCCTCTGTCACAATGTCCGTCCTTTTTAAGGCCGAATAACCTTTCACAGGAGGTGTGGGCCCTACTTTGGTTCTCCATCCATCCGTCTACCGACACCTGGGCCGCTTCCACCTTTTGGCCGTTGTGAATAATGCGGCTATAAAACCAGTTGTACGAGTATGTCTCCAGGACCACACATTCGATTCTTTTGGATAATactgtgagatttttttaaagtcaaaattgTTGCCAAATGTCCATGATGAACATGATGTCataagtaaactgaggcaggccCTGAATCACTGATGTTTCCGGTAGTGTCACACTCGCTCCTCAGCTCTGCCTGGCAGTGGGAGAGGCTGCAGAGACCCCCAGTGCACAGAAGAGAGGCCCGGAGGCCGGAGAAGCACGTGCTCCCTGGGCGCTGGCTAACTGGCGCCCGAACAGGAGTGGGCACTGAGGCTGCTGGGCTCccaccagggcccctcccccatcctgccTTGCCTCCACGC is a window of Phyllostomus discolor isolate MPI-MPIP mPhyDis1 chromosome 8, mPhyDis1.pri.v3, whole genome shotgun sequence DNA encoding:
- the CACNG1 gene encoding voltage-dependent calcium channel gamma-1 subunit; translation: MAQTKTLKVRVTLFCILVGIVLATVAVVTDHWAVLSPHVEHHSATCEAAHFGLWRICTKSIVMSDSEDKSCGPISLPGEKNCSYFRHFNPGESSEIFEFTTQKEYSISAAAIAIFSLGFAIIGTVCVLLSFGKKRDYLLRPASMFYAFSGLCIFVSVEVLRQSVKRMIDSEDTVWIEYYYAWSFACACAAFVLLFLGGLALLLFSLPRMPRNPWESCMDADPDH